One Solanum lycopersicum chromosome 4, SLM_r2.1 DNA window includes the following coding sequences:
- the LOC101259238 gene encoding L-ascorbate oxidase-like — KHNLLHVFEQTPPPDNYDQKNYDIFNIAPNVNATTSNSIYRLKFNTTVDIILQNANTMNLNNSETHPWHLHGHDFWVMGYGNGKFNQSIDPKNYIFVNPIMKNTIPVHPYGWTALRFRADNPGVWAFHCHIESHFFMGMGVVLEEGIEKVGKLPTSIMGCGESKRFHRPSIL, encoded by the coding sequence AAACACAACTTATTACATGTTTTCGAGCAAACCCCTCCTCCGGACAACTATGACCAAAAGAATTACGACATCTTCAATATCGCGCCAAATGTTAATGCTACAACTAGCAACTCGATTTATCGATTGAAGTTCAATACAACAGTGGACATCATATTGCAAAATGCCAACACAATGAACCTAAACAACAGTGAGACACATCCTTGGCATTTACATGGACATGACTTTTGGGTCATGGGCTATGGTAATGGCAAGTTTAACCAATCTATTGATCCAAAGAATTACATCTTTGTTAACCCAATAATGAAAAACACAATCCCAGTCCATCCTTATGGATGGACCGCATTGCGATTTCGGGCCGATAATCCAGGAGTTTGGGCCTTCCATTGCCATATTGAGTCACATTTCTTCATGGGAATGGGAGTTGTACTTGAAGAAGGAATTGAGAAAGTTGGCAAATTGCCTACTTCTATTATGGGCTGTGGAGAAAGTAAAAGGTTCCACAGGCCTTCAATTCTATAA